The following is a genomic window from Nitrospirota bacterium.
GTCAGGTTTGAGTGCGCCCGATTGAGCAAACCCGAAGGCGTAGTTGAATCTACGCTGAGGGGTTGCGATTGAGGAGCACACAAAGATGGCCGGAAGATGAGATGCATAAATGTATAGGTTATTTTATGACAGACCCTTAGGTATGGTAAAGGTTATATCGTGGTAAGGAACAGGTTTTGCCGGAAAAGATTGATGATTACTGGATAGAATTCTCATCAGATAATCCCTGGATTAAACGGCTCTCAAGTGAATACTTAGATGCATCTATTCTCATTTATTTAACTACAACATATTCCGCAAAGGAGTGAGGTTCAGGAATTGGCAGATTATCTTCCTGAAGTCCATGAACATGTAATTCAATGGCATCAAGCTTATTTTGCTCTACCGTTTCGCGTGTGGGTAAGCCCTCCCTTTAATCCTTCTCTAATCTTCAATCCCTATAATTAATCTCATAAGACAGATTAACCCCAACTAAATTATAAGGAGGATTAGACAATGAAGGCAGAAAACGCAAAGGCAATAGCATTCTGGACAAGCATCATACTCGGACAGGGTGTCGTAGCAATGGTAGCATCCTATTTCATAGCCTGATACTAAGACGCTTCAGTCTACTGCATATATGCCCGTATGGATTCATTCCAGACGGGCTTTTTATTTTTCAGCCGATTCGTAACCGGCATTTTTAGGTGCAACAACAGAGATAAATATAAAAGGCTCTGAGCCGGTGTTCATTGCTCCATGTACCTGTCCCGGTTCGGCAATTGCAATTTCTCCTGATTTAAGGTGTGCCGACAACCCCACTCCCTGATAATACTCTGCTGTACCTGAAATAACCGTCCATATATCCTGTCCGTGTGGATGGACATGTGCAGATATTTCCTGCCCAGGGCCGACATGCCAGACTATAACCAATGATTCCTCGGTCTCCTGTATTACTGACCGGATTGGTTTATCAATTGACGGACGGGTAAATTCCGCAATAGAGAATATCCTTCTTTCTTTTGCCATAGGCTTCCTCCGTTATATTATGATCAAGGTTTACAACAGCATACTGCCTAAGAATGCCTGATGTCAAAAGATGCAGGCAATGCGAATTCTGATCCAGATTAAGTCAGGCAAGCGCGCTGAGATAATCAGCTATATATTTGGAGAAATTTTCAAAATCAGCAAGGTCTTTTTGAAGGCAGTAGAGAAGGGGGTAAAAAATGAATGTCCCTCATCAGGTTATATATTCAGATGATGAGGGACGGAGCAGGATTTCAGA
Proteins encoded in this region:
- a CDS encoding cupin domain-containing protein — its product is MAKERRIFSIAEFTRPSIDKPIRSVIQETEESLVIVWHVGPGQEISAHVHPHGQDIWTVISGTAEYYQGVGLSAHLKSGEIAIAEPGQVHGAMNTGSEPFIFISVVAPKNAGYESAEK